From Callithrix jacchus isolate 240 chromosome 3, calJac240_pri, whole genome shotgun sequence, a single genomic window includes:
- the LOC144581936 gene encoding uncharacterized protein LOC144581936 isoform X6, producing the protein MAASAASQRSPRKWEKAISHMLHPTLTQPAARKTGLTPPCSPNDTKFISRQQMSKAENVPQSTSLSTKKIHRLTVPWLSHGASSSNPPPSKDIWSISAFLNPQMGPSSCRKTRSGLPQILHYENFWKKM; encoded by the exons atggctgcctctgctgcatcACAGAGGTCACCAAGGAAGTGGGAGAAAGCCATCAGCCACATGCTTCACCCAACTCTCACACAGCCTGCAGCCCGAAAGACTGGTCTTACTCCACCATGCTCCCCCAATGACACCAAGTTTATTTCCAGGCAGCAGATGAGCAAGGCTGAGAACGTGCCCCAGAGTACAAGTCTTTCAACTAAGAAGATACATCGACTCACAGTTCCTTGGCTGTCCCATGGAGCCAGCAGCAGCAATCCCCCTCCTTCAAAGGATATATGGAGTATCtcagctttcctg aacccccagatgggaccatctagctGCAGGAAAACAAGGTCAGGGCTCCCACAGATTCTGCactatg
- the LOC144581936 gene encoding uncharacterized protein LOC144581936 isoform X7 codes for MAASAASQRSPRKWEKAISHMLHPTLTQPAARKTGLTPPCSPNDTKFISRQQMSKAENVPQSTSLSTKKIHRLTVPWLSHGASSSNPPPSKDIWSISAFLNPQMGPSSCRKTRSGLPQILHYG; via the exons atggctgcctctgctgcatcACAGAGGTCACCAAGGAAGTGGGAGAAAGCCATCAGCCACATGCTTCACCCAACTCTCACACAGCCTGCAGCCCGAAAGACTGGTCTTACTCCACCATGCTCCCCCAATGACACCAAGTTTATTTCCAGGCAGCAGATGAGCAAGGCTGAGAACGTGCCCCAGAGTACAAGTCTTTCAACTAAGAAGATACATCGACTCACAGTTCCTTGGCTGTCCCATGGAGCCAGCAGCAGCAATCCCCCTCCTTCAAAGGATATATGGAGTATCtcagctttcctg aacccccagatgggaccatctagctGCAGGAAAACAAGGTCAGGGCTCCCACAGATTCTGCactatg
- the LOC144581936 gene encoding uncharacterized protein LOC144581936 isoform X4, whose product MAASAASQRSPRKWEKAISHMLHPTLTQPAARKTGLTPPCSPNDTKFISRQQMSKAENVPQSTSLSTKKIHRLTVPWLSHGASSSNPPPSKDIWSISAFLNPQMGPSSCRKTRSGLPQILHYARGKIVFHETCPWCQKDRGPLMYSIVVIGLWS is encoded by the exons atggctgcctctgctgcatcACAGAGGTCACCAAGGAAGTGGGAGAAAGCCATCAGCCACATGCTTCACCCAACTCTCACACAGCCTGCAGCCCGAAAGACTGGTCTTACTCCACCATGCTCCCCCAATGACACCAAGTTTATTTCCAGGCAGCAGATGAGCAAGGCTGAGAACGTGCCCCAGAGTACAAGTCTTTCAACTAAGAAGATACATCGACTCACAGTTCCTTGGCTGTCCCATGGAGCCAGCAGCAGCAATCCCCCTCCTTCAAAGGATATATGGAGTATCtcagctttcctg aacccccagatgggaccatctagctGCAGGAAAACAAGGTCAGGGCTCCCACAGATTCTGCactatg cccgtggaaaaattgtcttccatgaaacctgtccctggtgccaaaaagatcgAGGACCACTGATGTACAGTATTGTTGTGATTGGTCTTTGGTCCTAA